TCGAGGGCCTGCCCGCCGATCTGCATGCGCCACTGGTGGCCAGCTGGCCGGGGCCCAATACCTGGCTGGTGCCGGACAATGGCCGCGCGCACCCCTTGCTGCGCGGCGCGCATCAGAGCGTGGCGCTGCGGGTCAGCGATCATCCGCTGGTGGCCAGGTTGTGTGAGGCCTACGGTGGCCCGATCGTCTCGACCTCGGCCAATCGCGCCGGCGAGCCGCCGGCGCTGAGCGCCGCGGCCGTGCGCGATGCCCTGGGCGACGGAGTCGCGGCGGTGCTCGAGGGGCCGCTTGGCGATCACCCGAAGCCGAGCACGATCCGTGACCTGGTCAGCGGCCGGGTGCTGCGAGACTGACCGCCGCGCCCACCTGCGGCGATGCATCGCTGCATCAGTGACCCACATTCCCATTTCGAAGCTGTGACTGGAGGCCGTGTGGCACACGCCCATCTCGATGCCGTCAAGACCTACCTGCTCGACCTGCAGGATCGCCTCTGTGTGGCGCTGGCCGCCGAAGACGGCGTCGCCGACTTTCATGAAGACGCCTGGGAGCGCCCCGCCGGCGGCGGTGGCCGT
The genomic region above belongs to Halomonas sp. YLGW01 and contains:
- a CDS encoding Sua5/YciO/YrdC/YwlC family protein — translated: MTDTPALDAALNAAVDALHAGGVIAYPTEAVWGLGCDPDNEQALTALLRLKERDPAKGLILIAGHIGQLAPWLEGLPADLHAPLVASWPGPNTWLVPDNGRAHPLLRGAHQSVALRVSDHPLVARLCEAYGGPIVSTSANRAGEPPALSAAAVRDALGDGVAAVLEGPLGDHPKPSTIRDLVSGRVLRD